The following is a genomic window from Terriglobales bacterium.
GTCTCGGGGAAAAGCTCCAGCACCGCCGCCGCCAGCAGGTGGGCGGAGGAGTGGCGAAAAACTTCCAGTGCCTCCGGATCTTTCGAGGTCAGGATGCGCAACTCGGTGTCTTTTTCGAGCGGCTTGGTCAGGTCGATCAGGTCGCCGTTGGTGCGCGCCACCAGCGCCGCCTCGGCCAGCCGCGGGCCGATGGACTTGGCGACATCGAGCGCGGTCGCGCCCTTGAGCACGTCCTTTACGCTGCCATCGGGAAGTTTGATTTTGATGGTCTCAGGCATGGATCAAGAAGCTGAGTTTAGCATGCAGCAACCGGACCTCCGGGGGGAGGTCTACGGCTTGCTCGTTGCTTGGTCTTCTTTGCGGATGGGCTTGGCTTTCGCCAGCGACAGGCACAGATCACGCAGTTCCGACGCCAGCTTCAGCCGCCGGGTGACGGCCTTTGGCGACATGTCAATCACTTCTTCGGGAGGTTCGGAGCTTGGCGACATCTTCAACGTCAATCCCACTCCCGCGCAGGGATTTCATCTGCACCAGCCCCTCGCGCGATACCACCCAAATCCTACCACCTTCCCACTCGACCTGTTCCCGACGTTCCCAAGCCGCGTCTAGCGGCGGGTTGGCCAGCAGCACATCGAGGATAAGGACCTCCTCATCCGGGCCTCTGGGCTTCGAGATGCGGCGCACCTGGACCCCTTGCTTGAATTGCAGCGTTGTCGTGGGCAAGGTAAAGCCTAGTCGCGCTCCTACTTCCAGGATCCGCTCCGCGCTCTCCGTGGGCGCCAGAAAATCAATGTCGATTGTGGCCCGAGGGAAACCATGTACGGCCATGGCCAGCCCGCCGCAGAGCGCGTAGGGCACCTGTTCCTCATTGAGCGCGGCCACCAGCGCCTTGAGTTCCTCGTAGAGGCTCGCCATGAAGAGGCGATTATAGCCAGAGCCATGTTCGCCTGCAGGCCGTTGCTACAGATACCTCAGCCTAGGTCCTCTCATTGTTTGGAATCGGTCGTCACAACCTCGAGAGCACTCGCCTTCACAAGAACCCGGTCCGACTGGAAAGTGCTGCTTCGCATGAAGCACTGACTTTCCATGCACTCCTCGTCAAACCGAAACTCATATGTGACCTGAAACGTCTTGTCCTCGGGTGACTTGCAGTCGTCGCAGTAAAACCACCAGCCCCTCAAGTTTTTGAGGGCAGCTTCTTTCAGCATAGGCTGTCCCGTCGCCTCATACGTATCGACCCGATACTCCGAGGAATGTTCCTCTTGCTTGAGCCTGGCTGTGATTGAAACTTTGCCTTCAACCCGAGCCAATCGAGCAAGGGGAGGATAGTCCATAGGTTCCCACCTATGGACCTTGACCGTTGGGGCCGCGGGTGTAGCCGAGGAGACGAGCCCCAAATACAACACTGCAGCAAAGACTCTCGCGTTCATGTTCGGCCCTCCTGAATAGCCTTAAAGATAGCTCAGCCACCAATCCCTGCGCCGCTGCTTCACGCCCATGAACCACTTGCAGGGGAAGTAGAGGATGACAACGGCCAGCGCCCACATCAGGTAGATGAAGGGCAGGTTGTGTCCGTAGCCCGGGGGCGGCTGACTGAGGAAGAATCCGCCGTGCAGCAGCCACTCGTAGGGCTGGCCCCAGGCCATCGCCACCACCACCGCCATGCTGTGGATGAGGAACAGGTGCAGGATGTAATAGAAGAGCGGCACGCGCCCAAACACCACAAAGAAGCGTCCCAGCGCGCCCAGCTTGTCCTTCACCGCCAGCCGGTCGAAGCAGGAGAGTGCGATCAGCGACGGCCCCAGCGTCATCAGCAGGAATTGGAGCGAGGGCGGGTACTTGGTGGTGTTGAAGAAGGAGACCAGGGTCATGCCCAGCGTGCTCTGCGCCGACCAAGCTCCGCTGCCAATGAATCCTTGACTGGGGTTGCCGTAGGCGTTGAAGGCGCGCAACACGACGAAGAGCGCGGTGGCCGCCAGCCCGATGCGCAGCGTCCAGCGCTGGCGCTCTTCCGGCGGGCGACGGAGCACGGAGCCGAAGGCGTAGCCCAGCGCCATCACTCCGATCCACGGCACCAGGACGTACAGGACAAAGAAGCCGAAGAACGCGCCCGGCGGCAGATGAATGAAGGACGGCGGGGCCAGCGGGATGAATCCCGGCTGATGCAGGATCATCCACAGCCAACCCAGCTTGCCGAACATCTGCGGCTGCACGCGGTCGAGCAGGTTGTGGCCGCCGACCATCACCGCGCCCACCGCGACCACCCAAGGCATGGGCAAGCGGAGGATGGCGGCGTTCACCACCATGCACCACCCAAGCGCCCAGATGACTCCGCCGAAGCCGAAGCCAGGAAGGAAGGTCCAGGCGTACCAGATGATGGTCATCTCCAGAAAGACCAGCCACAGCCCGCGCGTCCACAGGAAGTGCGAGACCTTGGCGGGGCTCCGGCCGCGCCCCAGCGAAAGATAGGCGCCCGTGCCCGCCAGGAAGAAGAATCCCGGAGCGCTGAAGTGCGTGAGCCAGCGGGTGAGGAAGAGCGTGGGCCAGGTCTGGGTCATGTCCTCGGGCGGGAAGTGCAGGTAGCTGAAGAAGTCGCGGGTGTGGTCGAGAGCCATGAAGACCATGATGAGCCCGCGCAGCAGGTCCACCGAATCCAGGCGCGGGGCGCGCGCTGCAACGGCCATCGCGGCTAGGGGGAGGTCCGCGGTTTCTGCTTCATCCGTTCTGCGCGGCGAGGCCATGGCCTTGGAGGCGAAAGCGTAGCACAGCTTTTCGCGTTAGACGCGGAGGAAAGCCACGGGAAAGCAGCGCGCCGGGAGCGGTCAGCTACAATAGGGCGGATGTCACAGGCAGTGCAGACCGAGACGCGCCGTCCGGCGGAGGTGATCCGCATGGCGGCGGTGTCGCAGGCGCCCAACGGCGTCTGCTACGCCACCCTGGGCGAGACCGCGGTCGCCCCGGCGGACCTGGAGCGCATCGTCGCCGCCGTGCCCCGGCCTATCGCCGCGACCCTCGACCGCAAGGCTTACTACTTCGTCCCGCTCACCGTGGGCCAGGGCGACGACACCCTCATCACCGACCGTTACGACGTCGCCCTGAGCGACCAGGCCGTCTGTCACCGCAATCTCAACATCGGCGACGCGCAGTGCGTCTTCATCTCCACCCGGCTGATGGAAGACAAGTTCTCCGTCGCCTTCGAGTTCTATATCAATGTGGGGCACGCCTTCGTGGAGCACGCCGGGGTCTCCCAGGCCTTCTCCGATCTGGCATGGAACCAGGTGCAGGAAAAAGCCCGCGGCGAGACCAGCCTGGACGCCTGGGAGCTGCGCAAGCAGACCACCTCGGGCGGGCCCGAGGCCGAGAAGGCAAAAAGCGAGTACCTGGCCGCCGCCTTCTCCGACGCCATCGCCATCTACATGCAGTCGCTCTTCCTCGACTTCGACTACTTCGAGCTGCGCGAACGCGAATACCCCCTGCTCGCCCCCGCCGCCCTGGCCGAACGCCTGCGCAGGATCCACGAGCTCTTCCCGCCCAACCCCGGCTTCGAGTTCGCGGTGTACTACCGCCGCAGAGCCTGATTCCTACCGCGGATTTACGCGGATTTTCTCTGCGTTCCTCTGTGCCCTCTGCGGTTAAAGGGTTTAATCCGTGCGCATCCGGGTTCATCTGCGGCTAAAATGCAATCGTGATCGCGCATCTTCGCGGCAAGCTGCTCTCCAAGCATCCCAACCAGGTGGTCCTCGAGGCCGGCGGGGTGGGGTACGACGTGGTCATCAGCGTCCCCACGTTCACCGAGCTGCCGGAGGCGGGGCGCGAGGTAGCGCTCTACATCCATACCCACGTGCGCGAGGACGCGCTCGCCCTCTACGGCTTCCTGCGCGCCGACGAGAAGCGGTTGTTCGAGCGGCTGATCGCCGTCTCCGGCATCGGCCCCAAGCTGGCCATCACCATCCTGAGCGGGATGCCCGCCGAGCAGATGGTGGCCGCCATCCGCGGGAATGCCGCGGCGCTGCTCACCCGCATCCCCGGCATCGGCCGGAAGACCGCGGAGCGCATGGTGCTGGAGCTGCGCGACAAGCTGGACGCCTTCGCCGCCACGCCCTCGACTCCGGCCGCGACCCCAGTAGAAGAAGACGTGCTCTCCGCGCTCATGAACCTGGGCTACGGCCGCCCGGCCGCCGAGCGCGCTCTGAGCGCTGCCGCCCACAACGGCAAGAGCCGCAGCTTCGACGCCCTCTTCCGCGACTCCCTGGCGGCGCTTTCCAAATAGAACCGAACCACAGAGGACACGGAGGAACACAGAGGCTTTGCGGGACAAAACAATTAGGATTAGACCGTGCAAAGAATCTGGCGCCTAACGGTTGCGGTTGTGCTGATCCTTGCGGTCTTGGCGCCCTCGCTGGCCGCAAGGAAGAAAAGGATTCCGCTGCTGCTGAATTCCGGCGTCACGGCGGAGCTTCCCAGCCCGGCGGCGGCGACGGCCGTGCAGACCTGCGAGAACTGGGCCTGGGCCGCGGGCGTGGAGACTATCCTGCGCACGCAGAACGTCGCGCTCGATCAACACTACTGGGTGCAGAAGTCCGACGCCGGCGAGATCTGCCTGGAGTCGCTGGCTTCGCTGGAGAAGCTCTCCAAGGTGGTCACCGGCGAGTACGTGCTCGACGATTCCCGCAAGGTCCGCCTGGAGGCGCGGTACACGGTGAGCGCGCCCGTCAATCTGGACTCCATCATCCTCAGCCTGCGCGGCGGCCAGCCGGCCATCCTGGTCTGGAAGGGCCACGCCTACGTCCTCTATGGCGTGGTGTACGACGAATACATCAGCCCCACCGGCAACCGCTTCTTCGACATCCGCGAGCTTAAGCTCATCGATCCCTACTACGCCGAGGACGACCGCCGCCTGGTTTCCTTCGTAAGAGACCGCGACGACCCCGCTGATATCGGCGGGACATTCGAGATCAACGTGGCGCCCATTACTCCTACCGACTGGCTGCACCGCAACTGACTGTCATCCTGAGCGCCCGCTTGGGGGCGCGAAGGATCTTGCATTTGTGTTTTCGGTTGGTCCGGCCCACCAAGAGAAAGTCAAAAGCAAACGCCAGGTCCTTCGCCCGCCGCCCGGCGGGCTCAGGATGACAGGCTGAACTGCGGTGGCAACGTTCGCCGCTCGCTCAGGATGACCGCGGCGGGCTCAGCTGTCAGCTTGCCCTGAG
Proteins encoded in this region:
- a CDS encoding TGS domain-containing protein; translated protein: MPETIKIKLPDGSVKDVLKGATALDVAKSIGPRLAEAALVARTNGDLIDLTKPLEKDTELRILTSKDPEALEVFRHSSAHLLAAAVLELFPETKLGHGPPTADGFFYDFYREAKFTPEDLEKLEKKMGELVAQDIPYAREWLPRGEGLEKFKGEGDFMKCHFIEQFTAPDEKISIY
- a CDS encoding energy transducer TonB, encoding MDYPPLARLARVEGKVSITARLKQEEHSSEYRVDTYEATGQPMLKEAALKNLRGWWFYCDDCKSPEDKTFQVTYEFRFDEECMESQCFMRSSTFQSDRVLVKASALEVVTTDSKQ
- a CDS encoding heparan-alpha-glucosaminide N-acetyltransferase domain-containing protein; its protein translation is MAVAARAPRLDSVDLLRGLIMVFMALDHTRDFFSYLHFPPEDMTQTWPTLFLTRWLTHFSAPGFFFLAGTGAYLSLGRGRSPAKVSHFLWTRGLWLVFLEMTIIWYAWTFLPGFGFGGVIWALGWCMVVNAAILRLPMPWVVAVGAVMVGGHNLLDRVQPQMFGKLGWLWMILHQPGFIPLAPPSFIHLPPGAFFGFFVLYVLVPWIGVMALGYAFGSVLRRPPEERQRWTLRIGLAATALFVVLRAFNAYGNPSQGFIGSGAWSAQSTLGMTLVSFFNTTKYPPSLQFLLMTLGPSLIALSCFDRLAVKDKLGALGRFFVVFGRVPLFYYILHLFLIHSMAVVVAMAWGQPYEWLLHGGFFLSQPPPGYGHNLPFIYLMWALAVVILYFPCKWFMGVKQRRRDWWLSYL
- the ruvA gene encoding Holliday junction branch migration protein RuvA, giving the protein MIAHLRGKLLSKHPNQVVLEAGGVGYDVVISVPTFTELPEAGREVALYIHTHVREDALALYGFLRADEKRLFERLIAVSGIGPKLAITILSGMPAEQMVAAIRGNAAALLTRIPGIGRKTAERMVLELRDKLDAFAATPSTPAATPVEEDVLSALMNLGYGRPAAERALSAAAHNGKSRSFDALFRDSLAALSK